One segment of Pseudodesulfovibrio sp. 5S69 DNA contains the following:
- the fabZ gene encoding 3-hydroxyacyl-ACP dehydratase FabZ, producing MSNQFPLDIRKIMEMLPHRYPFLLVDRVLEYEPGVRLKAMKNVTMNEEFFQGHFPGLPVMPGVLQLEALAQTGAVFVMNSFDEPLEDKVFLFTGLNKVKFRRPVVPGDQLIMSVHFEKQKLNIWKMRGVAEVDGQVTCQGEFSAAIANKGDM from the coding sequence ATGAGTAATCAATTCCCACTCGATATACGCAAGATCATGGAGATGCTTCCGCATCGCTATCCGTTCCTGCTGGTGGACCGCGTGCTTGAATACGAACCGGGGGTCCGCCTCAAGGCCATGAAGAACGTGACCATGAACGAGGAGTTCTTCCAGGGGCACTTTCCCGGCCTGCCCGTCATGCCGGGCGTACTGCAACTGGAGGCCCTGGCCCAGACAGGCGCGGTCTTCGTCATGAACTCCTTTGACGAGCCCCTTGAGGACAAGGTCTTTCTGTTCACCGGGCTGAACAAGGTCAAGTTCCGCAGGCCCGTGGTCCCGGGCGATCAGTTGATCATGAGTGTGCATTTCGAAAAACAAAAATTGAACATTTGGAAGATGCGCGGCGTCGCCGAAGTGGACGGGCAAGTGACCTGTCAGGGCGAATTCTCGGCCGCCATCGCCAATAAGGGGGACATGTAA
- the lpxA gene encoding acyl-ACP--UDP-N-acetylglucosamine O-acyltransferase, which produces MSSQIHPSAIIHPSAELGADVRIDPYVVVGSDTKIGDGTFLEAHCVIQANTEIGKNNHIHPHAVIGGEPQHAAFKGETTFTRIGDDNIIRECVTIHRGTVQGVQETVIGSGCMFMAYSHIAHDCKIGDHVILANAVQLAGHVEVGRNVIISGMSAVQQFIRIGEYSFLGGASGYKLDVPPFMLAHGVRGMLFGPNLIGLKRNGFDSAACKGLKKAYKIIFRSGLTKEQSLAQVEEEIQGIPQVDRLVSFIRESKNGVVPDHKQRCSNGH; this is translated from the coding sequence ATGTCCAGTCAGATCCATCCCAGCGCCATCATCCATCCCTCGGCGGAGCTGGGAGCCGATGTCCGCATCGACCCGTACGTCGTTGTAGGGTCCGACACCAAGATCGGCGACGGCACCTTCCTGGAGGCCCACTGCGTCATCCAGGCGAACACGGAAATCGGCAAGAACAATCATATCCATCCCCACGCCGTTATCGGCGGCGAGCCGCAGCATGCGGCCTTCAAGGGGGAGACGACCTTCACGCGCATCGGCGACGATAACATCATCCGCGAGTGCGTGACCATCCACCGCGGCACGGTGCAGGGCGTGCAGGAGACCGTCATCGGGTCGGGGTGCATGTTCATGGCCTATTCGCACATCGCCCACGACTGCAAGATCGGCGACCACGTCATCCTGGCCAACGCCGTGCAGCTTGCGGGCCACGTCGAGGTCGGCCGCAACGTGATCATATCCGGCATGTCGGCGGTCCAGCAGTTCATCCGCATCGGCGAGTATTCCTTCCTCGGCGGCGCCAGCGGCTACAAGCTCGACGTGCCCCCGTTCATGCTGGCCCACGGCGTCCGGGGCATGCTCTTCGGCCCGAACCTCATCGGGCTCAAGCGCAATGGCTTCGATTCGGCCGCATGCAAGGGGCTCAAGAAGGCGTACAAGATCATCTTCCGCTCCGGACTGACCAAGGAACAGAGCCTGGCCCAGGTGGAAGAGGAGATTCAGGGCATCCCTCAGGTGGACCGCCTCGTCTCCTTCATCCGCGAGAGCAAGAACGGCGTGGTGCCCGACCACAAGCAGCGCTGTTCCAACGGCCATTAA
- a CDS encoding AsmA family protein, with protein sequence MLRRLPRILVESLVALILVCTGVLLWASYYIDTGEFRTRFTQTLETVLGRPVTLGGDIDIAVWPRLALTVEDLTIGEAPGFGDNPAARFDDISISVRIIPLLSRHIEVEYLELSGVKGVVVRDDRGVFNWQSLVERSGSGAAMDQGWTFAVDSVEISKAEIVFRDEMAATEYRLSGIDIHTGTVALGGDVPFSLKSGFSWADQGIIADLVLKGMVRVMDDGTPPVFSQTSVQAKVYGSFLPKGAEPGEFIANLGLDWDKRTVAFEDFKASLFGLRAEGDVTSGDLDKGLDFKGHVTVHPFVPRTLIARYAPDLPVKDVDGLDSSAVASYVHVNEDGASFENLALTLDDITVRGQCGFKGWSRPVFDFALRADTIDLDRYLPLFRTGTPFLWDDFSLPFFRAFRGSGTIRADGFEVLDTLVSDIRLKVAATDKGITFDAGAIREGMASLGGNMTVALGTNKKGEPTLALNGVVDAESQRQGFEFLQRAPVRVDGPATAHLEFSVPPMSCPPEARSIYILQHLDGLVRLSLGEGSAEVERQKGGPLSLKYAKADLELKVRPDGKGGKGVWNALLSAGVKMRGSGDLEMVNATAEGPLSTAVDEFRAKSPGMAVNGYLTTPLLPKEAKRLAFGGTVAFDSRDGSAALADGVLQVLETTLTGDARLAGPTKDRRVEGSLTLAQVDPKRIVYLLTGDNLRTRDTDALRKASLRAQFKADGKGFTLSELGGELDGTQFKGHVVGTGYARPLFAFSLAAGAFNLDRYLAPAPAPTLNDIRADRKPESTPTDLPLKFLRFLKLNGKVFFQEFTLARVHSESLEGFVRANDGIIHLAKMHGTLHGGALAADLEGKAGEKALDLHLLLDVKGMQAGPFMKDMADREYLRGETDIKGDLRSVGRTDDDILANLNGTASVRITNGSFKFTGWDIQPKSVDTGRVGQIGADRQRKSNGRTAFRRSFTEATVKQGVFTLDKCRLEAPPVLQAYGEGGFSLPANSIDVSIRNDFVAVPSVTLHLTGKLTDPKVEVPTGRILNDTVLNILSLPKKSFEFLRDLF encoded by the coding sequence ATGCTTAGGCGGCTGCCGCGCATCCTCGTCGAGAGCCTGGTGGCCCTCATCCTGGTCTGCACCGGCGTGCTGCTGTGGGCGTCCTACTATATCGACACCGGCGAATTCCGCACCCGCTTCACCCAGACCCTGGAGACCGTCCTGGGCCGTCCCGTGACCCTTGGCGGGGACATCGACATCGCGGTCTGGCCTCGGCTGGCCCTGACCGTGGAGGATCTGACCATCGGCGAGGCACCGGGCTTCGGTGACAATCCGGCGGCCCGGTTCGACGACATCAGCATCAGCGTACGGATCATTCCGCTCCTTTCCCGGCACATCGAGGTGGAATATCTGGAACTCAGCGGGGTCAAGGGGGTCGTGGTCCGCGACGACAGGGGCGTCTTCAACTGGCAGTCCCTGGTGGAGCGGAGCGGTTCCGGCGCCGCCATGGACCAGGGCTGGACATTCGCCGTGGACAGCGTGGAGATATCCAAGGCCGAGATCGTGTTCCGCGACGAGATGGCGGCTACCGAGTACAGGCTTTCCGGCATCGACATCCACACGGGCACCGTCGCCCTGGGCGGGGATGTGCCGTTCTCCCTGAAGAGCGGCTTTTCCTGGGCCGATCAGGGGATCATCGCGGACCTGGTCCTCAAGGGCATGGTCCGGGTCATGGATGACGGCACTCCGCCGGTCTTCTCCCAGACCAGCGTCCAGGCCAAGGTGTACGGAAGCTTCCTGCCCAAGGGCGCCGAGCCGGGCGAATTCATCGCCAACCTGGGCCTGGACTGGGACAAGCGGACCGTGGCCTTCGAGGATTTCAAGGCCAGCCTGTTCGGTCTGCGCGCCGAGGGCGACGTGACCAGCGGCGACCTGGACAAGGGGCTGGACTTCAAGGGCCACGTCACCGTGCATCCCTTTGTGCCGCGCACGCTTATCGCCCGGTATGCCCCGGACCTGCCGGTCAAGGACGTGGACGGGCTGGACAGCAGCGCCGTGGCCTCCTACGTGCACGTCAACGAGGACGGCGCGAGCTTCGAGAACCTGGCCTTGACCCTGGACGACATCACCGTGCGCGGTCAATGCGGCTTCAAGGGCTGGTCAAGGCCGGTTTTCGACTTCGCTCTGCGTGCCGACACCATCGACCTGGATCGCTACCTGCCCCTGTTCCGCACCGGCACCCCGTTCCTGTGGGACGATTTCAGCCTGCCGTTCTTCCGGGCCTTCCGGGGCAGCGGCACGATCCGGGCGGACGGTTTCGAGGTGTTGGATACCCTGGTTTCGGACATCCGCCTGAAGGTGGCCGCCACGGACAAGGGCATCACCTTCGACGCCGGGGCCATCCGTGAGGGCATGGCCTCCCTCGGCGGGAACATGACCGTGGCTCTGGGCACGAACAAGAAGGGCGAACCGACGCTGGCTCTGAACGGGGTGGTCGACGCCGAATCCCAGCGGCAGGGATTCGAATTCCTGCAGCGGGCTCCGGTGCGCGTGGACGGTCCGGCAACGGCCCATCTGGAATTTTCGGTCCCGCCCATGTCCTGTCCGCCCGAAGCCCGTTCCATCTACATCCTGCAACATCTCGACGGGCTCGTCCGGCTTTCTCTGGGCGAGGGCAGCGCCGAGGTCGAGCGGCAGAAGGGCGGCCCCCTCTCTCTCAAATATGCCAAGGCCGACCTGGAACTGAAGGTCCGCCCCGATGGAAAGGGCGGCAAAGGGGTCTGGAACGCCCTCCTGTCGGCGGGCGTGAAGATGCGCGGTTCCGGCGATCTGGAAATGGTCAACGCCACGGCGGAAGGGCCGCTTTCCACGGCCGTCGACGAGTTCCGCGCCAAGAGCCCGGGCATGGCCGTCAACGGTTACCTGACCACCCCCTTGTTGCCCAAGGAGGCCAAGCGGCTGGCCTTCGGCGGGACCGTGGCCTTCGACTCGCGGGACGGCAGCGCCGCACTTGCCGACGGTGTGCTCCAGGTCCTGGAGACCACCCTCACGGGCGATGCCCGACTGGCCGGACCGACCAAGGACCGGCGGGTGGAGGGCAGCCTGACCTTGGCCCAGGTCGATCCCAAGCGCATCGTCTATCTCCTGACCGGCGATAATCTCCGCACCAGAGACACCGACGCCCTGCGCAAGGCGTCCCTGAGGGCGCAATTCAAGGCCGACGGCAAAGGATTCACCCTGAGCGAACTCGGCGGCGAACTGGACGGCACCCAGTTCAAGGGCCACGTGGTCGGCACCGGATACGCCCGACCTCTGTTCGCCTTTTCCCTGGCCGCCGGAGCCTTCAATCTGGACCGTTACCTGGCGCCGGCTCCGGCCCCCACCTTGAACGATATCCGCGCGGACAGGAAACCCGAGTCGACGCCCACGGACCTGCCCCTGAAATTCCTCCGTTTTCTCAAGCTCAACGGCAAGGTCTTCTTCCAGGAGTTCACCCTGGCCCGCGTCCACAGCGAGTCGCTGGAAGGCTTTGTCCGCGCCAACGATGGGATCATCCATCTGGCCAAGATGCACGGCACGCTCCATGGCGGGGCGCTCGCGGCGGACCTGGAAGGCAAGGCCGGAGAGAAGGCCCTGGACCTGCACCTGCTGCTGGACGTGAAGGGCATGCAGGCCGGCCCGTTCATGAAGGACATGGCCGACCGCGAATATCTGCGCGGCGAGACGGACATCAAGGGGGACCTGCGCAGCGTGGGGCGGACCGACGACGACATCCTGGCGAACTTGAACGGCACGGCCTCGGTCAGAATCACCAACGGCTCGTTCAAGTTCACCGGATGGGACATCCAGCCCAAATCAGTCGACACGGGCCGGGTCGGGCAGATCGGTGCGGACCGGCAGCGCAAGTCCAACGGTCGCACGGCCTTTCGCCGGTCATTCACCGAGGCCACGGTGAAGCAGGGGGTGTTCACCCTCGACAAGTGCCGGCTGGAGGCCCCGCCCGTGCTGCAGGCTTACGGCGAGGGCGGCTTCAGCCTGCCCGCCAATTCCATCGACGTGTCGATCCGCAACGATTTCGTGGCGGTGCCGAGTGTGACCCTGCACCTGACGGGCAAGCTGACCGACCCCAAGGTGGAGGTACCCACGGGCCGGATACTCAACGACACGGTGCTGAATATCCTCAGCCTGCCCAAGAAGTCCTTCGAATTTTTGCGGGATTTGTTCTGA
- a CDS encoding LpxI family protein has product MTEPVSTIGLIAGGKQFPVLVARGVKARGHRLVVAGFTGHTNMDVAPMADVFRELKLGKLNQLITFLKGEKVDKVIMAGTIEKPKVMDIRHLDMRAIKLILGRKDKGDSALLGIIAREFEKEGMTVVPAHEYMPDLLSPEGVMTRREPDEREWGDLRFAWNIAKELGRLDVGQCVVVREGIVAAVEALEGTDETMRRGFSYGGPECTVVKVFKPGQQKEVDLPSLGLDTLKLMAEGKATCLGVEAGKSLFFDREAAIEFADKSGITVVGLTSESFPESS; this is encoded by the coding sequence ATGACCGAGCCCGTCAGCACCATCGGCCTCATTGCCGGAGGCAAACAGTTCCCCGTCCTGGTGGCCCGTGGCGTCAAAGCCAGGGGCCACCGGCTCGTGGTGGCAGGGTTCACCGGCCACACCAACATGGACGTGGCCCCCATGGCCGACGTCTTCCGGGAACTCAAGCTCGGCAAGCTCAACCAACTGATCACTTTTCTCAAGGGCGAGAAGGTGGACAAGGTCATCATGGCCGGGACCATCGAGAAGCCCAAGGTCATGGACATCCGCCATCTGGACATGCGGGCCATCAAGCTCATCCTCGGCCGCAAGGACAAGGGCGACTCGGCGCTGCTGGGCATCATCGCCCGGGAGTTCGAGAAGGAGGGCATGACCGTGGTCCCGGCCCACGAGTACATGCCGGACCTGCTTTCGCCCGAAGGGGTCATGACCCGGCGCGAGCCGGACGAGCGAGAGTGGGGCGACCTCCGGTTTGCCTGGAACATCGCCAAGGAACTCGGCCGGTTGGATGTGGGTCAGTGCGTGGTGGTTCGCGAGGGCATCGTGGCCGCCGTGGAGGCCTTGGAGGGCACGGACGAGACCATGCGCCGCGGCTTTTCCTACGGCGGCCCCGAGTGCACGGTGGTCAAGGTCTTCAAGCCAGGCCAGCAGAAAGAGGTGGACCTGCCGAGCCTCGGCCTGGACACCCTCAAGCTCATGGCCGAGGGCAAGGCCACCTGCCTGGGCGTGGAAGCGGGCAAGAGCCTGTTCTTCGACCGCGAGGCGGCCATCGAGTTTGCCGACAAGTCGGGCATCACCGTGGTCGGCCTGACATCGGAATCCTTTCCCGAATCTTCCTGA
- the cutA gene encoding divalent-cation tolerance protein CutA, translating into MSESFIYITCASPDEAETIGAMLVERRLAACVNILPGMRSLYWWRGKVERGEETVLIAKTRDGLVEPLTDAVKAAHGYEVPCVVSLPITGGNPDFLEWIRTETVGGGEKGSR; encoded by the coding sequence ATGTCCGAATCGTTCATCTACATCACCTGCGCATCTCCGGATGAGGCCGAGACCATCGGGGCCATGCTCGTGGAGCGGCGGCTGGCGGCCTGCGTGAACATCCTGCCCGGCATGCGCTCGCTCTACTGGTGGCGGGGAAAGGTGGAACGGGGCGAGGAGACGGTGCTCATCGCCAAGACCAGGGACGGCCTGGTGGAACCGTTGACAGATGCCGTCAAGGCGGCCCACGGGTACGAGGTCCCGTGCGTGGTTTCCCTGCCCATCACCGGCGGCAACCCGGACTTTCTCGAATGGATTCGGACCGAGACGGTGGGCGGCGGTGAAAAGGGCTCCCGTTGA
- a CDS encoding damage-control phosphatase ARMT1 family protein yields the protein MDTALECMPCFKRMAVREAEIACPDDPALREEIVARWEALLPRLDMDEPPPAIARRLAELVREVSGCTDLYAEDKRAANAFVLGLLPSLRERVEARRLGGDPLGLALELAIIGNYIDRGVELDFDLEKELAEVADSVSPDVLAAFREQVVEGASVLILGDNTGEIVLDTLLVRELTRLGCEVTYAVRSRPVLNDATMADAKAVGMTELCTVVESGADTPGTVLSRCTEEFIERMRGSDVILSKGQGNFEALDGLWPGVFCAFKVKCPRIARKTGLRFGASALCMSVRERKDKGDGEEHA from the coding sequence ATGGATACTGCCCTCGAATGCATGCCCTGTTTCAAGCGGATGGCGGTCCGGGAGGCGGAGATTGCCTGCCCGGACGACCCGGCTCTCCGGGAAGAGATCGTGGCCCGGTGGGAGGCGCTTCTCCCCCGGCTGGACATGGACGAGCCGCCGCCGGCCATCGCCCGCCGCCTGGCGGAACTGGTCCGCGAGGTCTCCGGGTGCACCGACCTGTACGCGGAGGACAAGCGGGCAGCCAATGCCTTTGTCCTCGGGCTGTTGCCGTCCCTCAGGGAGAGGGTGGAAGCCCGGCGGCTCGGGGGCGATCCCCTGGGGCTGGCCTTGGAACTGGCCATCATCGGCAATTATATCGATCGGGGCGTGGAGCTTGATTTCGACCTGGAAAAGGAACTGGCCGAGGTCGCCGATTCCGTATCCCCGGACGTGCTGGCGGCCTTCCGAGAACAGGTGGTCGAGGGCGCGTCCGTGCTCATCCTGGGCGACAACACCGGCGAGATCGTTCTGGACACCCTGTTGGTCCGTGAGCTGACCCGGCTCGGCTGCGAGGTCACCTACGCGGTCCGCTCCCGGCCCGTGCTCAACGACGCCACCATGGCCGATGCGAAGGCCGTGGGTATGACCGAACTGTGCACCGTGGTCGAGTCCGGCGCGGACACGCCCGGCACGGTCCTGAGCCGCTGCACGGAGGAATTCATCGAGCGCATGCGCGGCAGCGACGTCATCCTGAGCAAGGGGCAGGGCAACTTCGAAGCCTTGGACGGGCTCTGGCCCGGCGTGTTCTGCGCCTTCAAGGTCAAGTGCCCGCGCATAGCCCGCAAGACCGGCCTCAGGTTCGGCGCGAGCGCCCTGTGCATGAGCGTCCGCGAACGGAAGGACAAGGGAGACGGGGAAGAGCATGCTTAG
- a CDS encoding carbohydrate kinase family protein, with translation MQIYISGSLAFDRIMTFPDKFSNHILPDKIHILNVSFLVDGLVERFGGTAGNIAYNLSLLGEKSTILSQVGKDFGPYDERLQQYGIALDGIRTIDQEFTAGCYITTDMSDNQINGFNPGAMKYPSQYDMTRIDPSDAIGLIAPGNINDMVDHPKYYREHGIPYIFDPGQQIPALGGDRLKEAVNGAEILIVNDYELEMVMKSTGMTKEDIVDQVGYLITTLGEKGSMVSCEDGDTTIGVVPAREVLDPTGAGDAFRAGLLKGLAMGKTVAEACKLGATCATYAVEFKGTQEHSFTLEEFTERYESVFGPLT, from the coding sequence ATGCAGATCTACATTTCCGGGTCCCTGGCCTTCGACCGCATCATGACCTTTCCCGACAAGTTTTCCAATCATATCCTGCCGGACAAGATACATATTCTCAATGTGTCCTTCCTGGTGGACGGGCTGGTTGAGCGATTCGGCGGCACGGCGGGCAACATCGCATACAACCTGTCCCTGCTGGGCGAGAAATCCACCATCCTGAGCCAGGTTGGCAAGGACTTCGGCCCTTACGACGAGCGCCTTCAGCAGTATGGCATCGCCCTGGACGGCATCCGGACCATCGACCAGGAGTTTACCGCCGGGTGCTACATCACCACCGACATGTCCGACAACCAGATCAACGGGTTCAATCCCGGGGCCATGAAATACCCCAGCCAGTACGACATGACCCGCATCGATCCGTCCGACGCCATCGGCCTCATCGCGCCGGGCAACATCAACGACATGGTCGATCACCCGAAATACTACCGCGAGCACGGCATCCCTTACATCTTCGATCCGGGCCAGCAGATTCCGGCCCTGGGCGGCGACAGGCTGAAGGAGGCCGTCAACGGCGCGGAGATCCTGATCGTCAATGACTACGAGTTGGAGATGGTCATGAAGTCCACGGGCATGACCAAGGAGGATATCGTCGACCAGGTGGGCTACCTGATCACCACCCTGGGCGAAAAAGGCTCCATGGTCAGCTGCGAGGACGGGGACACCACCATCGGCGTGGTTCCGGCCAGGGAAGTGCTGGACCCCACCGGGGCCGGAGATGCCTTCCGCGCCGGGCTGCTCAAGGGGCTGGCCATGGGCAAGACCGTGGCTGAAGCCTGTAAGCTGGGCGCCACCTGCGCCACCTATGCGGTGGAGTTCAAGGGCACCCAGGAGCACTCCTTCACCCTGGAGGAATTCACCGAGCGTTACGAATCGGTTTTCGGACCCCTGACGTAG
- the nth gene encoding endonuclease III: MNKKERAAEIFDRLSKRYPSPKPALDYTNPWELLVATALSAQCTDERVNKVTPVFFERWPEIRDAAEADVAEIEDVVRSTGFFRNKAKNIKAAAQRIMSEYGGEVPRTMAELITLGGVARKTASIVLANAFGVNEGIAVDTHVKRLAFRMGLTTKTEPVQVEKDLMPLFPQDAWGDVNHLLVFFGREVCPARKPQCDICELNDICPKKGVNQ, translated from the coding sequence ATGAACAAGAAAGAACGCGCAGCAGAAATATTCGACCGCCTCTCGAAGCGGTATCCCTCTCCCAAACCGGCCCTGGACTACACCAATCCCTGGGAACTGCTGGTGGCCACGGCCCTTTCCGCCCAATGCACGGACGAACGGGTCAACAAGGTCACCCCGGTCTTCTTCGAGCGCTGGCCCGAGATCAGGGACGCGGCCGAAGCCGACGTGGCCGAGATCGAGGACGTGGTCCGGTCCACGGGATTTTTCCGCAACAAGGCCAAAAACATCAAGGCCGCGGCCCAGCGGATCATGAGCGAATACGGCGGCGAGGTCCCCCGGACCATGGCCGAACTGATCACGCTCGGCGGCGTGGCCCGCAAGACCGCAAGCATCGTCCTGGCCAACGCGTTCGGCGTGAACGAGGGCATCGCCGTGGACACCCACGTGAAGCGGCTGGCCTTCCGCATGGGGCTGACGACCAAGACCGAACCCGTGCAGGTAGAAAAGGATCTCATGCCCCTCTTTCCGCAGGATGCCTGGGGCGACGTGAACCATCTCCTGGTCTTCTTCGGCCGGGAGGTCTGCCCGGCCCGCAAGCCCCAGTGCGACATCTGCGAACTCAACGACATCTGCCCGAAAAAGGGGGTCAACCAATGA
- a CDS encoding YhjD/YihY/BrkB family envelope integrity protein encodes MSLERKVVQLKRHFVEGIWKRNTQDTPYLVRTWRGACRMLYLVVFSFMKDQTIIRAAALTFTTILSIVPFLAVAFSISKGFGFQNTGKMRDLILHLTTGQPEVADKIIEYIDRTNVQALGWVGVVTLLITVLSLVGTIEKAFNVIWSVNKGRSAWRRITDFFPIILFGPIFMFIASSFNFSLQNQDFIARMMSLKAIGYLETMFLKTVPYLLIIMAFSMMYAFIPNTRVRIRAALIGGVVGGVLWQMAQWLYINWQIGAVKYNAIYGSFAQLPLLLVWIYLSWVIVLLGAQVSHAWQNINSFVKQRYFGTATPYERQKIAVLMMVVLAKRFHEGSPLPSVEEISDGLMAPATLVSDLFGVLQHAGYTVPAEVPGCEVYAPARELSDVRVLDVIRAVNMEGEQRVFAEFDQKYGFLDRILGDLGEATANSPANLTLLQCAEEYPGAVFNIVPEDEAGRCPQRS; translated from the coding sequence ATGAGTCTGGAGCGGAAGGTCGTACAGCTAAAGAGGCATTTTGTGGAGGGTATCTGGAAGCGCAACACCCAGGATACCCCATATCTGGTGCGCACCTGGCGGGGGGCCTGCCGCATGCTCTATCTGGTGGTCTTCAGCTTCATGAAGGACCAGACCATCATCCGAGCGGCGGCTCTGACCTTCACCACCATCCTGTCCATCGTCCCGTTTCTGGCCGTGGCCTTCTCCATTTCCAAGGGGTTCGGGTTCCAGAACACCGGGAAGATGCGAGACCTGATCCTGCATCTGACCACGGGCCAGCCCGAGGTGGCGGACAAGATCATCGAATACATCGACCGGACCAACGTTCAGGCCCTGGGCTGGGTCGGTGTGGTCACGCTGCTCATCACCGTTCTTTCCCTGGTCGGGACCATCGAAAAGGCCTTCAACGTCATCTGGAGCGTGAACAAGGGGCGCTCCGCCTGGCGCAGGATAACGGACTTCTTTCCGATCATTCTCTTCGGCCCGATCTTCATGTTCATCGCATCGAGCTTCAACTTCAGCCTGCAAAATCAGGATTTCATCGCCAGGATGATGAGCCTCAAGGCCATCGGCTACCTGGAGACCATGTTTCTCAAGACCGTGCCGTATCTGTTGATCATCATGGCCTTTTCCATGATGTACGCATTCATCCCCAACACCCGCGTGCGCATCCGCGCCGCGCTCATCGGCGGCGTGGTCGGCGGCGTCCTGTGGCAGATGGCCCAGTGGCTGTACATCAATTGGCAGATCGGGGCGGTCAAGTACAACGCCATTTACGGCAGTTTCGCCCAACTGCCCCTGCTCCTGGTCTGGATCTACCTGAGCTGGGTCATCGTCTTGCTCGGGGCCCAGGTGAGCCATGCCTGGCAGAACATAAATTCCTTCGTCAAACAGCGCTATTTCGGCACGGCCACGCCCTATGAGCGACAGAAGATCGCGGTATTGATGATGGTTGTGCTGGCCAAGCGCTTCCACGAGGGCAGCCCGCTGCCGTCCGTGGAGGAGATATCCGATGGCCTCATGGCCCCGGCCACCCTGGTCTCGGATCTGTTCGGCGTGTTGCAGCACGCGGGCTACACCGTCCCGGCCGAAGTGCCGGGGTGCGAAGTCTACGCCCCGGCCCGCGAGTTGTCGGACGTGCGCGTGCTCGACGTCATCCGGGCCGTGAACATGGAGGGGGAGCAGCGGGTATTTGCCGAGTTCGACCAGAAGTACGGCTTTCTCGACCGCATCTTGGGGGACCTGGGCGAGGCCACGGCCAACAGCCCGGCCAACCTGACCCTGCTGCAATGCGCCGAGGAGTATCCCGGCGCCGTCTTCAACATCGTTCCGGAAGACGAAGCGGGGCGCTGCCCGCAGCGGTCCTGA
- the tgt gene encoding tRNA guanosine(34) transglycosylase Tgt gives MTRPGDFTIHATDNLARRATLSTAHGDIQTPIFMPVGTQGTVKSLTPLDLEEMEAQIILGNTYHLYLRPGDELVARRGGLHKFANWKRPILTDSGGFQVFSLEGIRKLSEEGVEFRSYIDGSKHFFSPEKAIDIQKNLGSDIMMVLDECVGYGNDRAYTEKSLEMTTRWAQRCRDHYPKGSGDQIMFGIVQGGFYKDLRDRSLEQLRGIDFEGFAIGGLSVGESTEEMYDILHHIAPKLPSDKPRYLMGVGTPLDILEGVSAGVDMFDCVLPSRNARNGTLFTSTGKVNIKRAEYAEDDSPLDPNCGCYTCRNFTKAYLRHLYMAKELLSYRLNTYHNLYFYLDLMKQIRKAIEEGTFRELKAKYEAAYGQR, from the coding sequence ATGACCAGGCCCGGCGATTTCACCATCCATGCCACGGACAACCTGGCCCGGCGCGCCACCCTGAGCACGGCGCACGGCGACATCCAGACGCCCATCTTCATGCCGGTCGGCACGCAGGGCACGGTCAAGAGCCTGACCCCGCTCGACCTGGAGGAAATGGAGGCCCAGATCATCCTGGGCAACACCTACCACCTGTACCTGCGGCCCGGCGACGAGCTGGTGGCCCGACGCGGCGGCCTGCACAAGTTCGCGAACTGGAAGCGCCCCATCCTGACCGACTCAGGAGGGTTCCAGGTCTTCAGCCTGGAGGGCATCCGCAAGTTGTCCGAGGAAGGCGTGGAATTCCGCTCCTACATCGACGGCTCCAAGCACTTTTTCTCCCCGGAAAAGGCCATCGACATCCAGAAAAACCTCGGCTCGGACATCATGATGGTGCTCGATGAGTGCGTGGGCTACGGCAACGACCGCGCCTACACCGAGAAGTCCCTGGAGATGACCACCCGCTGGGCGCAGCGCTGCCGCGACCACTACCCCAAGGGCAGCGGCGACCAGATCATGTTCGGCATCGTCCAGGGCGGGTTCTACAAGGACCTGCGCGACCGCAGCCTGGAACAACTGCGCGGGATCGACTTCGAGGGGTTTGCCATCGGCGGCCTGTCCGTGGGCGAGTCAACCGAAGAGATGTACGACATCCTGCACCACATCGCGCCCAAGCTGCCATCCGACAAGCCGCGCTACCTCATGGGCGTGGGCACCCCGCTGGACATCCTGGAAGGGGTTTCGGCAGGCGTGGACATGTTCGACTGCGTCCTGCCCTCGCGCAACGCCCGCAACGGGACCCTGTTCACCTCCACGGGCAAGGTCAACATCAAACGGGCCGAATACGCCGAGGACGACTCGCCGCTGGATCCGAACTGCGGCTGCTACACCTGCCGCAACTTCACCAAAGCGTATCTGCGGCACCTGTACATGGCCAAGGAGCTGCTCTCCTACCGGCTGAACACCTACCACAATCTGTACTTCTACCTGGACCTGATGAAGCAGATCAGAAAGGCCATCGAGGAAGGCACCTTCCGGGAACTCAAGGCTAAGTACGAAGCGGCCTACGGCCAGCGTTAG